The Herpetosiphon gulosus nucleotide sequence CGCAAAAAGGGTTTGGGTTAGTACCATCACCGAGCGAAAGCAACAACCCGATATATACGTTAAATCGCCACGTTGAGCCACCTTACGAGCATTCGCCAAAGCAAAATCAGCTTCCCAAAAACGCCCTAAAAACGCTTGCTGCAAGGCTGGTGGGTAGATCTCAAGCGGTTGTTTCAAACCAGCCAAAGTGCCCTGCGGATCGTACAATGGCTGGCAAAGCGCGATTTCAGCTAGATAAATCGCCGAAACAAAGCCATGCGGGTGGCCTGGCTGATAATCGATGCTTACTTCGCCAGCCAAGCAAGCAGCCAATACCTGCTCAACCTTGTTCAAATCGCGATACAGCCAATCGACAGGTAATGCTTGAATCGTTAGCCAACCACCGCCATTGATCCATGGCCCCCAACCGCCAATTTCCGTTACCAGCTGCTCACGCTGCAAATCATCAAGGGCTTGGGCATGGGTTTGTAAGGCGGCAATATCCAAATCTTGGCGGTAATAAATCCCAATATCAAGATCCGATTTGGCGTGGTGATTGCCTCGCGCCCGCGAACCACCCAGCACTAAAGCCTCAACTCCAGCAACGCTACTCAAACGTTCCACAACTAAATTGATAATGTGTGAGGTCATAGAATATACCAATTATTATTTATCAGCTTATACGATTAAGTCCAGGAATATTGCTATACCAATATTCCCGAAGACACTCACTATCAAAGGCGAATTATTTGGCCTTCCAAATCGCTCCTTTGTTTTGCGAACGAATTGGAGGAAAAACTTCCCCTCGAGTTAAATAGATTTCTTTTTCTTCTTTGGTCGGTGCGGGCAATGTTGATCCATCAGTATAACTTACAAATACATAGTAGCTCGATTTAGGAGCTTCTTGCCCAGTTTTATACAATTCATTCGACATACATTCCTCCTATTTACTTTTATCAGTCATACGAGAGGGTATAGCCTCTCATTGCTATTTAGATGCGATTATGCATAAAATGTTCTTTGCTCCACCACTAAATCAAAAACACGCCTTTGGCGTGTTGCTAAAGCATTAATTTGATCGATTATGGCTTATTGTGGTGGGAATACTTTCACTCGTACCATGGGCAAACGCTCAAATGCTCGCCCGATCAATGGCTCCACCTCGGCCCAAGCTAGCCCGCCATAGCCACAACCCAAAGCAGGCACAGCGATTGAATCAATTGAGCGGAGTGTTAGTTGGGCAATTAAATCATTCAAGCCAGCAACAATATCTTCAAGTTTCGATTGCTGCTTCCAATGTTGCTTGGTCGGAAAGTTGATGATCGTGGTTGGCTGCACATTACCTGTTTCAACAAATACAAACATCGTGCCAAGCTGTACTTCACCAACTCGGCAGGCTTTAACATAGGCTTGGTAATTGGCAGGAAAGGTTTGGCGAAATTGCAGCGCTAAACCTTTGCCCATTACGCCCACACAATTAACAGGGTTGACCAAAGCTGCGGTGTTCGCAGCCAATAGATCACCTTGGCAATATTCACGCATTATAGTGTCCAAACAAAACAGCGTTCTGGCAAACTCGGCTCACCAGAACGCGCAGAATGAGTTATTTAGCTTTGATACATTTGCACCCAATTGCCACAGGTATCGTCGAAAGTCGTGGCAAGAGTTGGCCCCATTTCAGCGGGCGGGCCACGGAATTCAACCCCCAAGCCTTGCATACGCTTATATTCGGCCTGAATATCTTTAACCGCCAAACTCAAACAGGGAATTCCATCGTTTTTAAGGGCGGCTTGGTAGGCTTGGGCCGCCGGATGATTATTGGGTTCCAACACAAGTTCAACTTCATCGGGGGTTTCGGGCGAAACCACGGTCAGCCATAAAAATTCACCAACTGGTACTTCAACTTTTTTGATAAAACCCAAGACTTCGGTATAAAACTTCAAGGCCTTAGCTTGATCATCAACAAATACGCTGGTCATTTTAATTTGCATCGTACCCACCCTTGCTAAACGAACATATGTTTCATTATATCTCTATTGTCAAGCAATCGGTAAACTAATGATAAAGCTCGTACCCTCGCCCAAATTCGATTCAACGTCGATTTGGCCTTGATGCGCTTCAACAATCGCCTTGACAATCGCCAAACCCAAGCCTGTCGAGGCTTGATCTTCACGTTGGCGCGAGCTATCACCCCGATAGAAACGGGCGAAAATATAGGGCACATCAGCAGGATCGATACCGCTGCCAGTATCACGAATAATCAATTGCACCTGTTGCGCTTGACGTTTGGCAATCAAGCTAATACTGCCCTGTTTGGTATGGCGCAAAGCATTATTCACCAAATTATTCAAGACTTGAGCCATGCGATCAGTATCAACCGAAACCGATGGCAGGCCAGCCTCTGTTTCTAATTTGAGTTCGATATTTTGGCGTTCAGCTTGCACAAAGGCACTCAAAATCGTGCGCTCGATCAAAGCCGCTGGATCAACCAAACGACGATTGAGCGAAAGCTCGCCAGCATCGGCCAACGAAAGCACTCGTAAATCGTCAACTAAACGCTGAAGATGGGTCACTTCATCAAAAATCACCGTGTAAATCGTCTCTGACGGTTGTAAAACGCCGTCACGCAAGCCCTCAGCATAGCCCCGTAAAATGCTCAAGGGTGTGCGCAAATCGTGAGCTAAATCAGCGGTCATCTGCTTGCGCAAATGGGTGGCTTTGCTCAAATCAGCACTCATATGATTAAACGAGCGAGCCAAATCGCCAATTTCATCATTCGAACGCACTGCAACTTGCTGCTCCAAATGACCAGCAGCCATGGCTTGGGTCGCCACCGTCAGCTCACGCAACGAGCGAGTTAGGCGGCGAGCCAAGAATGTGCCTACTAACAAGGCTACGCTGGTAGCAAAAATTGCACTGACCCCAATCGCCCAGGTAATCCGTTGATCAAACGAATCTTGGGGTCGTGGCCCATCTTTGATCATTTGATCAGCACTCGGCGCAGGCGGTTGGGCGGTTTGGATCATACCAAAAGCGATATAGCCAATAGTTTGGTTAGCAACGGTTAAAGGTTGAGTTGCATTTAGGGTTGCTTGATCGGCGATCATGCCTGGTACATACGGGCCGTTGGCTAGAATTACGTTGCCATCACGATCGAAAAGCGTAGCTCTACGCCGATAATAAGCCAAATCGGCCTCTTGGTTTAAGGCTGCTTCCAAGCCATCCCACGTCGAATAGCTCATATAAAAGGTTGTGACGGCATTGATCAACTCGGTTTGATCACGCTCGGATAAAAAGCGATCAAACTCGGTGCGGGCACTCTGACGTGCCAATAAGGCCACAACCAAAGCCCCTATCAAGCCAACCCCCAAAAAAGCGAGGGTTAATTTCCATGTTAGTGAGCGTAACATCATCATTCAGGCCGTTTCGGGCGGGCAAAGCGATAGCCAACCCCATACACTGTTTCGATATAGCGCGGATTCTTCGGGTCTGGCTCGATTTTGCTGCGCAGATTGCGAATATGCACATCGATGGTACGTTCATAGCCTTCGTAAGCCTGCCCCGACGTGCGATCGAGCAAATCCAAGCGCGAAAAAACATGGCCAGGCGAGGCCATCAAGGTTGCTAAAATTTCAAATTCCGAAGGCGTAAGATCAACGGTTTGCTCGCCAACCATCAAAGTACAAGCCGAACGCTCCAACACAATCTCGCCAATCCGCAAGACATCGGCTTGGGGCTGGGTTTTGTAGCTGCGCCGCAGCACCGCACGAACCCGAGCCATCACTTCGCGGGCATTAAATGGCTTGGTAATATAATCATCAGCGCCTAGTTCTAACCCAATAATTTTATCGTGATCTTCAATTTTGGCAGTTAATAAAATAATTGGCGTTTCAGCTTCTTTATTCCAAGCTCGCATAAAATCGAGTCCACCAAGTTCGGGCATCATAATATCGAGCAAAATCAAATCGGGCTTGACATCACGCGCAACATACAAACCCTCACGGCCATTCTTAGCCTCAAAAACATTAAAGCCTTCATTTTGTAAATAGCTACGTAATAATTCACGCAACTTTGCTTCATCATCGATTACCAAAATTGTCTGAGCCATTGTGCGTTTCCAATCTCCCGCAACGGGTTCAAAAGGCGCAACGCTGGAGAATCGTCGCGCCTTACAAACGAGCAGCTAGAGCCATACAAGATCGCGGCGACGACGCAGCCTGCGCATGCCAAAAGCCACAAGCCCAATAATCAGCGCCATAATACCAGCATTGCGAATGATATGACCAAACCCGCCTTCGTGATGATCGCCACCACGCTCGCGTCCGCCAAACTCTGGCCGTGCGGTGCTGGCCGATTGATCGGCTGAGCCAGCCGCTTGCTCGCTATCGATCGTCAATTGGCGATTAGGCCGACCACCCTCAAAGCCAGCCGCTGAGCTGCTTGGTACAATCGCCACCAAGCTGCCAATAACTAAGGCCACAGCAAGTGCAATGATTAATATTCGTCCGAGTAATTGCATAGTTATTGCTCCTTCGTAGCTAATTGAACGGCTGGTTTGTGGAAACGTTTGGTGATTGGCTGAATCAGATAGCGCTTGCTGGTGCGCACAATCCAATCCCAGTGCAAAGCCAAGTGCAAGCCAATCAAGAACACCCCAGCATCGGATGCCAAGCCATGCAAGCTGCGCCAAGTCATACTATTGGGCAATTCCAGCCCGAGCAGCGGCACAACCGTCTTAGAAATCATAATCCCAGTGAACATGATGATTGTCATATCAATAAACAAGCCAATATTTAAGATGTAATTGATCCGTTGTTGCCAAGCGACTTTACGAAAAATTTTCTTGGTTATTGCCACAATCCATTGCCAATGTAATAACAAATGGGTTACCACCATCACTGCCAAGCCCATGCTTAGCCACTCGTGAATTGGCTCGCCCGTGGTGTTGGGAGCAGTTGCAATCAAAAAACTGATCCCAATCACCAGATCGACAACATAATTGGTTTTGGTTCGATTGCCTTTTTTGATCGTCGTTGCCGTTTGCATACGCGCATTCCTTTATGCATCAAGTTATTTCAAATCGCTGAATGCAGTATAAAAAATGATTGTTCAAAGATTATGAAGAACTTTCGAGCAATCTATGAGGGATAAGCCCAACGACTGAGCGCAATCGGTCTGAGGGCTATGGCTAAATCGCCCAAGCTTGGCTATACTGCCAGCAGATTCAAATTTATTTCGTGAGGAGGATCATCCAATGGCTAAATTAAACCAAATCATTGCGGTCGAAAAAGGGGTCAAAAGCCGCTCATTTTCGGAGTTAACCGAAGCCCACCAAGCCTTACAAAAACAAGCACTTTTAGCAGGGATTAGCCGCACCTATCGCCCAAAAGATGAAGAAGGCGAACAATTACCACCTGAATCAACCAAAGTGCAAATGCGAGCCGAAGAAATTATTCGCCAAACCAGTGCGATTTTAACTCGTTTATTTGATGTTACTGCTACCAAAGATTGGACCAATTGCGTCGCCAAAGCCGATGTGGTTGTTGATGGGCAAACCTTACTTAAAGATGTTCCAGTTGCTTATTTGCTCTTTTTGGAAAAACAATTAGTTGATTTGCAAACCTTTGTGCGTAAATTACCAACGCTTGATGCTGCCGAAACCTGGAATCTTGATCAATCAAGCGATACCTGGGCAACCGAGCCAGTTCAAACCGTGCGTACCAAAAAAATTCCACGGAACCACGTTAAAGCCGAAGCAACCGAAAAACATCCAGCTCAAGTTGAAGTCTATTATGAAGATGTGATCGTTGGCTACTGGCGCACGATTAAATTCTCAGGTGCATTACCAGCTCGCCGAGTCAACGAATTACTTGAACGGATCAGCAAATTGCAACAATCAGTCAAATTCGCCCGCGAAGAAGCTAACAATACCGAAGCTGTCGAGCAAAAAATCGGCGAACGCTTCTTGAGCTATTTATTTGGGGCATAGAAGTGAGGGGTCAGGGGCCAGCGGTTAGGGGCCAGTTATGATCCACGAAGGATGGATTAAAGCAGCATTTTAATGCCTGACCCCTCGCTCCTGAACCCTGACCCCTCATTTAACATTGGTTCTACAATGCAAACAAAAATTCCTTGGCAACGCTATGCAGCATGTTTGGTTGGCGCAGCAATTGGCGATGCCCTTGGCACAACTTTAGAATTTCAGCGCCCAGGCACATTCGAGCCAATTAGCGATATGTTTGGCGGTGGCGTGTTCAATTTGGCTGCTGGTCAATGGACAGACGACACCGCTATGTTGTTGTGCCTTGCCGAAAGTTTAATTGAATGCCGAGAATTTGATGTGCTTGATCAGATGCAGCGGTATCGGCGTTGGCTCAAAACAGGCCATCTTAGCAGCACTGGCGGCTATATCGATAGTGGGCGCACTATTCGCGAGGCAATTAATTATTTTATTCAAACAGGCGACGCTTTTGCAGGCGATCAAGATCGTTGGTCGGCGGGTAATGGCTCGTTAATGCGAATTGCGCCAATCGCCCTTGCTTATGTCAATAATCCTCAACAGGCTGATGTTTATGCCGCAGCCAGTTCACGCACTACCCACGGCAACCAAATTGCAATCGATGCTTGTCGCTATTATGTCGGCTTAATCATTGGTGCACTGCATGGTTTGCCCAAGGCCCAACTTTTAGCCCCCAACTATCATCCAATCCCCAATTATTGGCAACAGCACCCACTTAGCGCTGAAATTGCCGAAATCGCTAGCGGCTCATTCAAGCAACGCCAACCGCCAGAAATTGAGGCCTTGGGCTATGTACCACGCACACTTGAAGCAGTTTTATGGGCGTTTTACCATAGCAATTCATTTGAAACAGGCTGTTTATTGGCAGTTAATTTAGGCAATGATGCTGATACAGTTGGGGCAATTTATGGGCAACTTGCAGGAGCCTATTATGGTGAACCAATCTTGAGTTCGCCATGGGCCAATAAAATCGCGCTCAAACACACAATTTGGAAATTTGCGGTTAAATTATATCTCTTGGCGAGGGGTCAGGGGCCAGCGGTTAGCGGCCAGTGAGCACGAAGGGTCAGGATTAAAGTATAATTTTAATGACTGGCCCCCTCGCCCCTGAATCCTGACCCCTCGGCCCCTCTGCGTTAAAAACTCCCGATCCCCAACCCCCAACAACCGATCATCAAAAAACTATGGATAAATGCGGTACAGCTGGCGTGGGAAAGGAATCGCCTCGCGGATGTGGCGCGTGCCTGCCAGCCAAGCAACACAGCGTTCGATGCCCATGCCAAAGCCGGAGTGCGGCACACTACCATAACGGCGCAAATCCAAATACCATTGGTAATCGGCGACATCAAGGCCATGTTCGCGAATGCGTGCTTCGAGCAACTCGGCATCGTGAATCCGTTGTGAGCCACCGATAATTTCGCCATAGCCTTCGGGTGCAATCAAATCGGCGCAGCGCACCACTTCAGGGCGGCCTTCGGCTGGTTGCATATAAAAGGCCTTGACCTTGGTTGGATAGTTGTAGATAAATAATGGTTTATCAAACAAGCTGGCCAAGTAGGTTTCATGGGGTGCGCCAAAATCATCGCCCCATTCCAAATCAGCTAGTGGTGCATTATCGGGCGCGACAGTTGCCCCAGCTGCCACACCTGCTTTGATTTTTTCAATCGCTTCGTCGTAGCTGATGCGGGGGAATGGTGGCACAATATTTTCGAGCTTCGAGGTATCGCGCTCCAAAATTTTGAGATCTTCTTCGCAGCGATCAAGCACACGTTGGACGATATAGGAAACGAAATTTTCTTGCAATTCCATATTATCGTCTTGGTCAGCAAAGGCAAATTCTGGCTCGATCATCCAAAATTCGGTCAGGTGGCGACGAGTTTTAGATTTTTCAGCCCGAAAAGTGGGGCCAAAACAATAAACCCGACCAAAAGTTGCCATACCCGATTCAACGTAAAGCTGGCCAGTTTGGGCCAAATAGGCATTACCCAAATCAAAATATTCGGTGGCAAACAAATCGCTCGTACCTTCAGCGGCGGTTGCCGTGAGAATCGGCGAGTCGTAGCGCACAAAATGTTCGCTATTCAAATACTCTTGGGCCGCCGCAATTACTTGAGCACGAATGCGCAACAACGCATGTTGTTTGGCTGAGCGCACCCACAGATGGCGATGCTCCATCAAAAATTGCGTGCCATGCTCTTTGGGGGTAATTGGGTAATTTTGGGTTAGATGCACAATTTCGATATCGGTAACATCTAATTCAAAACCCAAGCTTGAGCGTTCGTCGGCGCGAAGCGTGCCGTGGATATAGCACGAAGATTCTTGAGTTAATTCTTTGGCTCGCGCAAAAACTTCTTCGCTGACATTCTTTTTAAACACCACACATTGAATTGTGGCGGTACCATCGCGTAATTGAATAAAAACCAACTTGCCTTTTTCGGTTTTGTGATAGACCCAACCAGCAAGTTTGACCGCTTCGCCAACATGGTCGGCGCTATCGCGGATATACATCGAGGGCAGCAGTGCCATAGATGCTCCTTCCAACAAAACAACACAATGGCGATGCACCAAGGCACCGCCATATTTCTCGCAATAATACCATGTACTGCCGCAACCAACTACTTGAGAAGCAATTATTCCGATTCATCGCCAGCATCAAGTATTGCCAACTCTTCGGCAGTCGGCGTTTGCGAAACCACCTTGCCAAAGATTTCGCGCTCTTTGTTATCGCGAATCATAAAGGCTCGTTTGCGAGCTTCTTCTTCGCCATACTTGCGCACCGACACCGACGTTCGATGGATTTCATTCGGGCGAGGACACCAGGTTATTTCGTAGACATCGCGCAAATAGACTTCGCCTTTGCGATTACGATCCTTGCGGCGCACTCTGGTTACACCAATTTTGCCCGTGGCGTTGCGGCGACTAACCGTGACCACTGGGCGATCAGTCCGAGGCTTGCCTAATTCACGCTCGGCCTCATCGCGGAAGTCCAGGGCAGCAGCTAAAGCGCCTTCGCGACCATCGTAGAGCATATCACTGAAGAATTTAACTCGTTGTTGGCCTTTGTAAAACACCCGTACATACCAGCCATGCGTCCGCTTGATCTCGCGGTCAATGCGGCTGATGCCTTTGTAGTGCACCTCAGGGTCAACCGTTTCAATGTGGGGTCGCCCTCGTTCGCGCTTGATCGAATCGCGATATTCTAAAGCATTGCGCAGCGCATTACCAGAGCCATTGAACGCATTGTCGCTGAAAAACTTGCTGAACAGTTCACCGTCGATCCTCACCCGCACCCACCAACCATACGAATTGGCCTCGACGTTCTCAATCCGTCGGATGTTTTTGTACTTTTGTTGTGTTGCCATATGCATCCTTGTCCGTTGGTGTAGAGCCTCCAAAATACAGCTCTCGTGCGGCTTAAAGCCATAAAACCTAGCACGATTATACCCCGAAAATTCGTTCTTGAATCTATGCACTTAGCCCTATCTACATGGGTAGCTTTTGTATAACCACAGTTGGTACATGGCTTCCTAGCAACTATGGGCAGTCATTAGGCAAGTGGGGGATGTAAATAGATTGTTTTAATCCTTGTGGTGAGGGTCTCGATCACCTCATGGATAGCACTCGCAAAAAGTAGGTCGTAGTTGATATAGCCTACATGCCATTGTAGCACATTGGTATGCTTTAGTATAGTATTACGTCAAGCAAGCGCAAATAGCCTTGATCTCGGTGCTGGATGCTGCGCGACCCTTGTAAAAAATGCGGCTAAATCACATCACCCTGTTGGGTATTTGGAGGGGATAGGCGCTGACCCACAAGATCGCAGTTCAACATAACAATTGGTATGGTTCTTGCATTGCTCAAGCGTGAATGTGTGCAAAGGAGATATCATTATGTCAAACAATCAACAAAAACAGCAATTTCCAGCCCAAACTCAGGATCAACAACCTGGAATCGAATCGGAAATGCAGCCCAAACCCAAAGCCCAAGATCACAGCTATCGTGGGAGTGGCAAGCTCAAGGATAAGGTTGCGCTGATCACTGGTGGCGATAGTGGCATCGGTCGGGCAGTGGCGATCGTGTATGCCAAAGAGGGCGCTGATGTTGTAATAAATTATTTAAATGAACATGAGGATGCTCAAGAAACCAAACGGCTGGTCGAGGCCGAAGGTCGGCGCTGTTGGCTCTCAGCAGGCGATATTGGCGATGAAGCATATTGCCAAGGCTTAGTTGAACAAACCGTTGCAAAATTTGGCCAGCTTGATATTTTGATCAACAATGCAGCCGAGCAACATCCGCAAAAATCGATCACTGATATTAGTACCGAGCAATTGGAACGCACGTTTCGCACCAATATCTTTGCCATGTTCTATTTGACCAAAGCGGCCTTGCCGCATCTGAAAGCTGGTAGTAGTATCATTAATACTGCTTCGGTGACAGCCTATCGTGGCAGCCCACAATTACTTGATTATTCGGCAACCAAAGGGGCAATTGTGGCCTTTACCCGTTCGCTCTCGCAAGCATTGATTGACCAAAAGATTCGGGTCAATGGTGTAGCACCTGGCCCAATTTGGACACCACTGATTCCGGCAACCTTCGAGGCCAAAAAAGTCGCGACGTTTGGCAGTGATGTTCCGATGCAACGCGCAGGCCAGCCCGAGGAAGTCGCCAATTGTTATGTGTTTTTGGCAAGCGATGATGCTTCGTATATGGCTGGGCAAATATTGCATCCCAATGGTGGCGAAGTGATCAACGGCTAGCTAAGGCCATGTTTTTCCAATCGATACAGCAATTG carries:
- a CDS encoding ADP-ribosylglycohydrolase family protein; translated protein: MQTKIPWQRYAACLVGAAIGDALGTTLEFQRPGTFEPISDMFGGGVFNLAAGQWTDDTAMLLCLAESLIECREFDVLDQMQRYRRWLKTGHLSSTGGYIDSGRTIREAINYFIQTGDAFAGDQDRWSAGNGSLMRIAPIALAYVNNPQQADVYAAASSRTTHGNQIAIDACRYYVGLIIGALHGLPKAQLLAPNYHPIPNYWQQHPLSAEIAEIASGSFKQRQPPEIEALGYVPRTLEAVLWAFYHSNSFETGCLLAVNLGNDADTVGAIYGQLAGAYYGEPILSSPWANKIALKHTIWKFAVKLYLLARGQGPAVSGQ
- a CDS encoding YjzC family protein, whose protein sequence is MSNELYKTGQEAPKSSYYVFVSYTDGSTLPAPTKEEKEIYLTRGEVFPPIRSQNKGAIWKAK
- a CDS encoding SDR family oxidoreductase, translating into MSNNQQKQQFPAQTQDQQPGIESEMQPKPKAQDHSYRGSGKLKDKVALITGGDSGIGRAVAIVYAKEGADVVINYLNEHEDAQETKRLVEAEGRRCWLSAGDIGDEAYCQGLVEQTVAKFGQLDILINNAAEQHPQKSITDISTEQLERTFRTNIFAMFYLTKAALPHLKAGSSIINTASVTAYRGSPQLLDYSATKGAIVAFTRSLSQALIDQKIRVNGVAPGPIWTPLIPATFEAKKVATFGSDVPMQRAGQPEEVANCYVFLASDDASYMAGQILHPNGGEVING
- a CDS encoding macro domain-containing protein, translated to MAANTAALVNPVNCVGVMGKGLALQFRQTFPANYQAYVKACRVGEVQLGTMFVFVETGNVQPTTIINFPTKQHWKQQSKLEDIVAGLNDLIAQLTLRSIDSIAVPALGCGYGGLAWAEVEPLIGRAFERLPMVRVKVFPPQ
- a CDS encoding response regulator transcription factor, whose protein sequence is MAQTILVIDDEAKLRELLRSYLQNEGFNVFEAKNGREGLYVARDVKPDLILLDIMMPELGGLDFMRAWNKEAETPIILLTAKIEDHDKIIGLELGADDYITKPFNAREVMARVRAVLRRSYKTQPQADVLRIGEIVLERSACTLMVGEQTVDLTPSEFEILATLMASPGHVFSRLDLLDRTSGQAYEGYERTIDVHIRNLRSKIEPDPKNPRYIETVYGVGYRFARPKRPE
- a CDS encoding nucleotidyltransferase domain-containing protein, which gives rise to MTSHIINLVVERLSSVAGVEALVLGGSRARGNHHAKSDLDIGIYYRQDLDIAALQTHAQALDDLQREQLVTEIGGWGPWINGGGWLTIQALPVDWLYRDLNKVEQVLAACLAGEVSIDYQPGHPHGFVSAIYLAEIALCQPLYDPQGTLAGLKQPLEIYPPALQQAFLGRFWEADFALANARKVAQRGDLTYISGCCFRSVMVLTQTLFALNQQYWMNEKGAVALTNGFRQVPANFEQRVTQLFSLLQPQPESIDQALQELAELIQATAVLLK
- the asnS gene encoding asparagine--tRNA ligase, with product MALLPSMYIRDSADHVGEAVKLAGWVYHKTEKGKLVFIQLRDGTATIQCVVFKKNVSEEVFARAKELTQESSCYIHGTLRADERSSLGFELDVTDIEIVHLTQNYPITPKEHGTQFLMEHRHLWVRSAKQHALLRIRAQVIAAAQEYLNSEHFVRYDSPILTATAAEGTSDLFATEYFDLGNAYLAQTGQLYVESGMATFGRVYCFGPTFRAEKSKTRRHLTEFWMIEPEFAFADQDDNMELQENFVSYIVQRVLDRCEEDLKILERDTSKLENIVPPFPRISYDEAIEKIKAGVAAGATVAPDNAPLADLEWGDDFGAPHETYLASLFDKPLFIYNYPTKVKAFYMQPAEGRPEVVRCADLIAPEGYGEIIGGSQRIHDAELLEARIREHGLDVADYQWYLDLRRYGSVPHSGFGMGIERCVAWLAGTRHIREAIPFPRQLYRIYP
- a CDS encoding ATP-binding protein; translated protein: MALLARQSARTEFDRFLSERDQTELINAVTTFYMSYSTWDGLEAALNQEADLAYYRRRATLFDRDGNVILANGPYVPGMIADQATLNATQPLTVANQTIGYIAFGMIQTAQPPAPSADQMIKDGPRPQDSFDQRITWAIGVSAIFATSVALLVGTFLARRLTRSLRELTVATQAMAAGHLEQQVAVRSNDEIGDLARSFNHMSADLSKATHLRKQMTADLAHDLRTPLSILRGYAEGLRDGVLQPSETIYTVIFDEVTHLQRLVDDLRVLSLADAGELSLNRRLVDPAALIERTILSAFVQAERQNIELKLETEAGLPSVSVDTDRMAQVLNNLVNNALRHTKQGSISLIAKRQAQQVQLIIRDTGSGIDPADVPYIFARFYRGDSSRQREDQASTGLGLAIVKAIVEAHQGQIDVESNLGEGTSFIISLPIA
- a CDS encoding VOC family protein; amino-acid sequence: MQIKMTSVFVDDQAKALKFYTEVLGFIKKVEVPVGEFLWLTVVSPETPDEVELVLEPNNHPAAQAYQAALKNDGIPCLSLAVKDIQAEYKRMQGLGVEFRGPPAEMGPTLATTFDDTCGNWVQMYQS
- a CDS encoding DUF4405 domain-containing protein; translation: MQTATTIKKGNRTKTNYVVDLVIGISFLIATAPNTTGEPIHEWLSMGLAVMVVTHLLLHWQWIVAITKKIFRKVAWQQRINYILNIGLFIDMTIIMFTGIMISKTVVPLLGLELPNSMTWRSLHGLASDAGVFLIGLHLALHWDWIVRTSKRYLIQPITKRFHKPAVQLATKEQ